In Candidatus Woesearchaeota archaeon, the DNA window TGACTGGCATGTTTTACTTCCATTTGGAAATGAAAGTCCTTTTTGGTTATTAAGTTACCGCAGCAAGCTGCGGGGTATTAAACCCAAACGGTAATAAAACACACTGGCGGAAAATGAGATTTATACAGAAATGCATGACTCGATATCCAGATGTATAATTTAGATTACACTAATGTTTAAATATGATTGATTATCTTAAAAAAAAATGAATGGCAGCTATTGATATTCTGGAAGAAATTTATGACCGGATTTATTATAAATTAAGATTCTCTAAAATTGGGCAATATGCCATGCTTGCATATAACACCACATTCGATGATGTATTACTTATCCCTAGAAAATCATTAACCTCAAGAAAAAGCGCCTGTATTAAAACCAAGCTTACAAAAAACATCCAATTAAGCATCCCATTAGTTTCTTCTAATATGGATACCGTCACTGGTGTTGAAATGGCTGCGGCTATGGCAAATATGGGAGGGATAGGTTTTATTTATCGTTTGACCAATTCTATTGAAGAAGAAGCTGAAATGATAAAAGAAGTAAAAAAGCGAGGTTTAAACTTAAATATGAATTACCTTGTAGGAGCATCAGTAGGCGTTAAAGGAGCCTTTATGGAAAGAGCAAAAATGCTAATTGATGCTGGCACAGATATTATAATATTTGATGTAGCAAATGGTTATTCTAATCAAATGGCTTATGCTATTAAAACTTTTAAGTCGAAACATCCAAATGTACCAATAGTAGCAGGAAATGTTGCCACACCTGGCGGAGTTAAATTTTTAGCTAAATTAGGAGTAGATTGTATTAAAGTCGGAATAGGCCCCGGGTCAGTATGCACAACCAGGATTGTAACTGGACACGGAGTTCCTCAATTATCTGCAATTTATAGATGCGCAAAAAAAGCAAAAAAATATGGAATACCTATAATTGCAGATGGCGGTATAAGAAATTCAGGAGACATTGTGAAAGCATTAGCAGTAGGGGCAGATGTTGTTATGCTAGGCAGTTTATTTGCAGGCACTTTTGAAAGTCCAGGAGATGTATATACTATAGAAAAAAATAAAATACAAAAAGTTCCTATAACCAAAGTTACGTCTATTGAACCGGAAGATTATGATTGTCTTTTTAAAATATATAGGGGTATGTCCGGAAAAGATGTACAGATAGATGCTCAAAAGAAAACATTAAGCCAAAAAAATGAAATTGTAGCTGAAGGAGTATCAAAAAAAATTCCATATAAAGGCCCAGTTAAACCGATAATTGAACAGTTAATTGGCGGATTAATGTCAGGCATGAGTTATA includes these proteins:
- a CDS encoding IMP dehydrogenase, encoding MAAIDILEEIYDRIYYKLRFSKIGQYAMLAYNTTFDDVLLIPRKSLTSRKSACIKTKLTKNIQLSIPLVSSNMDTVTGVEMAAAMANMGGIGFIYRLTNSIEEEAEMIKEVKKRGLNLNMNYLVGASVGVKGAFMERAKMLIDAGTDIIIFDVANGYSNQMAYAIKTFKSKHPNVPIVAGNVATPGGVKFLAKLGVDCIKVGIGPGSVCTTRIVTGHGVPQLSAIYRCAKKAKKYGIPIIADGGIRNSGDIVKALAVGADVVMLGSLFAGTFESPGDVYTIEKNKIQKVPITKVTSIEPEDYDCLFKIYRGMSGKDVQIDAQKKTLSQKNEIVAEGVSKKIPYKGPVKPIIEQLIGGLMSGMSYSHSKTIKELQKKAIFEKVSTLGQKENTPHAKEFKHYR